A region of Lacinutrix sp. Hel_I_90 DNA encodes the following proteins:
- the pcaF gene encoding 3-oxoadipyl-CoA thiolase, translated as MKEAYIIDGIRTPIGNYKGTLSAVRTDDLGALVIEEIVKRNPSIPKEAYDDVIMGCANQAGEDNRNVARMSSLLAGLPFTVPGETVNRLCSSGLSAIIHANRAIKAGDGDLFISGGVENMTRGPYVMAKPSSAFGGDSKLYDSTFGWRFINPRMQQLYGTDGMGNTAENLVEKYNISREDQDKFAYWSQMKAAKAQENGRLAKEIVTVEIPQRKKDPIKFSKDEFVKPTTSLEILGKLRAAFKKEGGSVTAGNSSGLNDGAAATIIASEAAVKKYNLKPLARIVSSAVVGVEPRIMGIGPVEASNKALAKAGLTMDDMDIIELNEAFAAQALACTRAWGLADDDPRLNPNGGAIAIGHPLGVTGTRLAYSAALELKEQNKRYALVTMCIGVGQGYATIIENVNL; from the coding sequence ATGAAAGAAGCATATATAATAGACGGCATTAGAACGCCAATAGGAAATTACAAAGGCACATTATCGGCTGTTCGTACAGACGATTTAGGCGCATTAGTGATTGAAGAAATTGTAAAACGTAATCCAAGCATTCCAAAAGAGGCCTATGACGATGTTATTATGGGTTGTGCAAATCAAGCAGGAGAAGACAATCGTAATGTCGCTCGTATGTCATCATTGTTAGCAGGATTGCCATTTACAGTGCCAGGAGAAACCGTAAATCGCTTATGCAGTTCGGGATTATCGGCAATAATTCACGCCAATCGCGCTATAAAAGCTGGAGATGGAGACCTCTTTATTTCAGGAGGTGTTGAAAATATGACACGTGGTCCCTACGTTATGGCAAAACCATCATCGGCATTTGGAGGAGATTCAAAACTTTACGACTCTACATTTGGATGGCGTTTTATCAATCCGAGAATGCAACAACTTTATGGTACCGATGGCATGGGTAATACTGCCGAAAATTTAGTAGAGAAATATAATATCTCACGAGAAGATCAAGACAAGTTTGCTTATTGGAGCCAAATGAAAGCAGCCAAAGCACAAGAAAATGGACGCTTAGCAAAAGAAATTGTTACCGTTGAAATTCCGCAACGTAAAAAAGATCCCATTAAGTTTTCAAAAGACGAGTTTGTAAAACCAACAACTTCTTTAGAGATTTTAGGAAAATTACGAGCGGCCTTTAAAAAGGAGGGTGGCAGTGTCACTGCAGGAAATTCTTCAGGATTAAATGATGGCGCAGCAGCAACAATCATTGCTTCCGAAGCGGCCGTAAAAAAATATAATTTAAAACCATTAGCAAGAATAGTAAGTTCTGCTGTTGTTGGTGTAGAGCCAAGAATTATGGGCATTGGTCCGGTGGAAGCCTCAAACAAAGCATTAGCAAAAGCAGGGCTAACGATGGACGATATGGATATTATAGAATTAAACGAAGCCTTTGCAGCACAAGCATTAGCCTGCACACGAGCGTGGGGATTAGCAGATGATGATCCTAGATTAAATCCAAATGGAGGCGCCATAGCTATTGGTCATCCACTAGGTGTTACTGGAACAAGATTGGCCTATTCAGCAGCTTTAGAATTGAAAGAGCAAAACAAGCGTTATGCGTTAGTAACCATGTGTATTGGTGTCGGTCAAGGGTATGCGACTATTATTGAGAATGTAAATTTATAA
- the paaZ gene encoding phenylacetic acid degradation bifunctional protein PaaZ — MNKIQHYVQGQWTQGKEEGMPILDAVTGDAFTSVAIEGLDIPEILNYGRTKGGEVLRKMTFQERGNMLKSLALYLTKRKEQFYELSYRTGATRVDSWIDIEGGFGNLFANASLRKLFPNQPYHVEGEPIDLSRGGRFMAHHIMVPKKGVAVHINAFNFPVWGMLEKCAVNWMAGVPAVVLPAPSSSYLAEAVAKEIIASGILPEGALQIINGTVKNILDTVESQDVVTFTGSAQTGRLLKAHPRLIQESVPFTMEADSLNASILGEDAVPGTPEFDLFIKEVRNEMTAKAGQKCTAIRRVIVPENVVEDVQIALGKALDKVTVGDPRLKEVRMGSLVSHQQVQAVRDSVNDLAKEAQIVYGNLDVIQTIGADAKKGAFISPILLRADHPFQNTVIHEREAFGPVSTIMPYKNLDEAITLAQMGKGSLVSSIATNDDKIAKDYVINAASHHGRILVLNRESAKESTGHGSPLPYLVHGGPGRAGGGEEMGGMRGIKHYLQRTAIQGSPTTLTEITGIYQQNAKYKEAEQHPFKYHWEDIQPGMSLKTHKRTFTDTDIINFANLTWDHFYAHTDITSLDGSIFEKRTAHGYFIISAAAGLFVYPNKGPVAANYGLEECRFLRPLYHNDTVYVRLTCKQKVDRDVASAEHPSGIVKWFVEVFDAEDELVAIATILTMVEKKQETLVEMTEVKIQEALSKLTAEAKPHWGIMTPQHMIEHLEHTYKIASGELQDFEIATPEKILEKVHNSLYNYEKFPKNSRFPLLEKDTLDVLKHPDFQTAVEKFIDQREKYKVFFKENPEAKLNNIVFGELNKYEWYLLERKHLNHHFEQFGLL; from the coding sequence ATGAACAAAATACAACATTATGTCCAGGGACAATGGACACAAGGGAAAGAAGAAGGTATGCCAATTCTGGATGCCGTTACAGGAGATGCTTTTACTAGCGTTGCTATTGAAGGGTTAGACATCCCTGAAATTCTTAATTATGGAAGAACAAAAGGTGGCGAAGTTCTTCGTAAAATGACCTTCCAGGAACGTGGGAACATGCTTAAAAGTTTAGCGTTATATCTCACTAAGCGTAAAGAACAGTTTTATGAATTAAGTTATAGAACGGGAGCAACTCGTGTGGATAGTTGGATTGATATAGAAGGGGGATTTGGAAACTTATTTGCCAATGCGTCTTTAAGAAAATTATTTCCTAACCAACCCTATCATGTGGAAGGAGAACCTATTGATCTTTCACGCGGAGGGCGCTTTATGGCGCATCATATTATGGTACCTAAAAAAGGTGTTGCAGTGCATATCAATGCTTTTAATTTTCCGGTTTGGGGGATGCTAGAAAAGTGCGCCGTTAATTGGATGGCTGGAGTGCCAGCAGTAGTTTTACCAGCGCCGTCATCATCCTATTTAGCTGAAGCCGTTGCTAAAGAGATCATCGCTTCAGGAATTCTACCTGAAGGCGCCCTGCAAATTATAAACGGAACCGTAAAAAATATTTTAGATACTGTAGAATCTCAAGATGTTGTAACCTTTACAGGTTCTGCGCAAACAGGTCGTTTATTAAAAGCGCATCCAAGACTCATTCAGGAATCTGTACCATTTACTATGGAAGCCGATTCTTTAAATGCCTCCATTTTAGGAGAAGATGCGGTGCCTGGAACACCAGAATTCGACTTGTTTATTAAGGAAGTTCGAAATGAAATGACCGCTAAGGCAGGACAAAAGTGTACTGCTATTAGACGTGTTATCGTTCCAGAAAATGTAGTAGAAGATGTTCAAATCGCACTAGGTAAAGCTTTAGACAAAGTGACTGTTGGAGATCCAAGACTCAAAGAGGTACGCATGGGGTCTTTAGTGAGTCATCAACAAGTGCAAGCGGTTAGAGATTCGGTAAACGATTTAGCAAAAGAAGCTCAAATTGTTTATGGTAATTTGGATGTCATTCAAACCATTGGAGCAGATGCAAAGAAAGGTGCTTTCATAAGCCCGATTTTATTGCGAGCAGACCATCCGTTTCAGAATACTGTTATTCATGAGCGTGAAGCTTTCGGGCCAGTAAGTACCATTATGCCCTATAAAAACTTAGATGAAGCCATTACGCTTGCACAAATGGGTAAGGGCTCTTTAGTATCATCTATTGCAACAAATGATGATAAAATTGCGAAAGACTATGTCATCAATGCAGCGAGTCACCACGGAAGAATATTAGTGCTTAATCGAGAAAGTGCTAAAGAAAGTACAGGTCATGGTTCTCCATTACCATACTTAGTTCATGGCGGTCCAGGACGTGCCGGAGGTGGTGAGGAAATGGGTGGTATGCGTGGTATTAAGCATTACTTACAGCGTACCGCTATTCAAGGGTCGCCAACAACGCTCACAGAAATTACAGGTATTTATCAGCAAAATGCAAAATATAAGGAAGCAGAACAGCATCCCTTTAAATACCATTGGGAGGATATTCAACCGGGCATGTCATTGAAGACGCATAAGCGGACTTTCACGGATACTGATATTATTAATTTTGCTAATTTAACTTGGGATCATTTCTATGCACATACAGATATTACCTCTTTAGACGGTAGTATTTTTGAGAAAAGAACAGCGCATGGTTATTTCATTATTTCGGCGGCAGCTGGATTATTTGTCTATCCAAATAAAGGACCTGTCGCTGCTAATTATGGACTAGAAGAGTGTCGTTTCTTACGTCCGTTATATCATAACGATACCGTATACGTACGATTAACTTGTAAACAAAAAGTAGATCGTGATGTGGCGTCTGCCGAGCATCCAAGTGGTATTGTAAAATGGTTCGTTGAGGTGTTTGATGCTGAAGATGAGTTGGTAGCGATTGCTACAATCTTAACGATGGTAGAGAAGAAGCAGGAAACTTTAGTTGAAATGACTGAAGTGAAAATTCAAGAGGCTTTATCAAAATTAACGGCTGAGGCTAAGCCTCATTGGGGAATCATGACACCGCAGCACATGATTGAGCATTTGGAACATACCTATAAAATTGCATCAGGTGAACTTCAGGATTTTGAAATAGCAACACCAGAAAAGATTTTAGAAAAGGTACATAATAGCCTTTATAATTATGAAAAATTCCCTAAAAATTCAAGGTTCCCATTGTTAGAAAAGGACACTTTGGATGTGTTAAAGCATCCTGATTTCCAGACTGCAGTGGAAAAGTTTATAGATCAAAGAGAAAAGTATAAGGTGTTTTTTAAAGAAAACCCAGAGGCTAAATTAAATAATATAGTTTTCGGCGAATTGAATAAATATGAGTGGTATTTATTGGAGCGAAAACATCTGAATCATCACTTTGAACAGTTTGGGCTTTTGTAA
- a CDS encoding GIY-YIG nuclease family protein, with the protein MKHYVYIITNKKDGVLYIGETKDLKKRIYQHKNKVHPKTFSARYNLDKLIYLEEFETEAKAKLREKQMKKWNREWKIELIEKLNPNWTDLYTEI; encoded by the coding sequence ATGAAACATTACGTCTACATAATCACCAATAAAAAAGATGGCGTTTTGTATATTGGAGAAACAAAAGATTTAAAGAAAAGAATATATCAACATAAAAATAAAGTCCACCCAAAGACGTTTTCAGCAAGATATAATTTAGACAAACTTATATATTTAGAAGAGTTTGAAACAGAAGCAAAAGCTAAATTAAGAGAAAAGCAAATGAAAAAGTGGAATAGAGAATGGAAAATTGAATTGATAGAGAAATTGAATCCTAATTGGACGGATTTATATACAGAAATATAA
- a CDS encoding enoyl-CoA hydratase/isomerase family protein: protein MTEPYVKINIENEVGYIEFFHPAHNSLPGDILAELAQTITDAGHNDDIKVIVLKSGKERTFCAGASFKELININDEATGKVFFSGFANVINAMRKCPKFIIGRIQGKTVGGGIGLAASTDYCMASKFAAIKLSELNIGIGPFVVGPAIERKMGLSAMSQIAIDANTFYPAEWAKEKGLFTQVYESTEELDEAVKATAEHLCTYNTDAMKEMKKVFWSGTDDWDQLLADRAKTSGRLVLSAFTKEKLKGFK from the coding sequence ATGACAGAACCATACGTAAAAATAAACATAGAAAACGAAGTAGGATACATAGAATTTTTTCATCCTGCTCATAATTCGCTACCAGGCGATATATTAGCAGAATTAGCACAAACCATTACTGATGCTGGACATAACGACGACATAAAAGTTATTGTTCTAAAAAGTGGGAAAGAGAGAACGTTCTGTGCTGGTGCCAGCTTTAAAGAATTAATAAACATTAATGATGAAGCAACAGGGAAAGTATTCTTTTCAGGCTTTGCCAATGTGATTAATGCCATGCGTAAATGCCCTAAATTTATTATTGGGCGAATTCAAGGAAAAACTGTTGGAGGAGGTATTGGACTAGCGGCTTCAACCGATTATTGTATGGCTTCCAAATTCGCGGCTATTAAATTAAGTGAGCTAAATATTGGTATTGGACCTTTTGTTGTTGGACCGGCAATAGAACGTAAAATGGGATTGAGTGCGATGTCACAAATCGCTATTGATGCGAATACGTTTTATCCTGCAGAATGGGCTAAAGAGAAAGGATTATTTACGCAAGTGTATGAAAGTACAGAGGAACTTGATGAAGCAGTAAAAGCAACGGCGGAACATTTATGTACTTACAATACCGACGCGATGAAGGAAATGAAAAAAGTCTTTTGGTCAGGGACAGACGATTGGGATCAACTCCTAGCAGATCGCGCCAAAACTAGTGGGCGATTGGTCCTTTCAGCGTTTACAAAAGAAAAATTAAAAGGCTTTAAATAA
- a CDS encoding transferase hexapeptide repeat family protein: MIYSFKGFIPVVHDSSFVHPLAAVTGNVIIGKNCYIGPGAAIRGDWGQIVLEDGVNVQENCTVHMFPGKSITLKESAHIGHGAIIHGANLGKNCLIGMNAVIMDDAEIGDESIVGAMAFVKAETKIPKRSLVVGNPAKVIKQVSDDMIAWKTKGTALYQQLPADCHESLKEVEPLREVPKDLPKQEEAYKTLRDTFKK; the protein is encoded by the coding sequence ATGATTTATTCATTTAAAGGCTTCATTCCTGTCGTTCACGACTCTAGTTTCGTGCATCCTTTGGCTGCAGTAACAGGTAATGTAATTATTGGTAAAAACTGTTATATTGGGCCTGGAGCGGCCATTCGTGGTGATTGGGGGCAAATTGTTTTGGAAGACGGTGTAAACGTCCAAGAAAACTGTACCGTACACATGTTTCCTGGAAAGTCTATTACGCTTAAAGAAAGTGCTCATATTGGTCATGGCGCAATTATTCATGGTGCAAATTTGGGTAAAAATTGCCTCATTGGTATGAATGCTGTTATTATGGATGATGCTGAAATAGGAGACGAAAGTATAGTAGGTGCCATGGCATTTGTAAAGGCAGAAACTAAAATTCCTAAGCGCAGTTTGGTTGTTGGAAATCCGGCAAAAGTGATTAAGCAGGTGAGTGACGACATGATCGCTTGGAAAACAAAAGGAACGGCTTTGTATCAACAGTTACCAGCAGATTGTCATGAATCGCTAAAAGAAGTGGAGCCGCTAAGAGAGGTGCCTAAAGATTTACCTAAACAAGAAGAGGCGTATAAAACATTGAGAGATACTTTTAAAAAATAA
- a CDS encoding Lrp/AsnC family transcriptional regulator → MQHNLDKTDTKILSLLQQNSNRTTKSIATELGMTTTPVFERIKKLEKQGYIKKYVAVLNNKKMGLKQTVFIGITLQGHTRSYLEKFVTQINNFPEVIECHRVSGNFDYLLKLVVEDIEAYETFIISKLTLLPYLGNVQSLITLSTGKETNEVDLSRI, encoded by the coding sequence ATGCAGCATAATTTGGATAAAACAGACACGAAGATCCTCTCTTTACTTCAGCAAAATAGCAATAGAACAACTAAAAGTATTGCTACTGAATTAGGAATGACCACCACTCCCGTTTTTGAACGTATTAAAAAGCTAGAAAAACAAGGCTATATTAAAAAGTATGTTGCTGTTTTAAACAATAAGAAAATGGGTTTAAAGCAGACTGTTTTTATTGGTATTACCTTGCAGGGGCACACGAGAAGTTATTTAGAGAAATTCGTCACCCAAATCAATAACTTTCCTGAAGTTATAGAATGCCACAGAGTAAGCGGTAACTTTGATTATTTACTGAAATTGGTAGTTGAAGATATTGAAGCTTATGAAACGTTTATTATCTCTAAACTAACTTTACTACCCTATTTAGGAAATGTACAGAGTTTGATTACCTTATCTACAGGCAAAGAGACTAACGAAGTTGATTTGAGTAGGATTTAA
- a CDS encoding dihydrolipoamide acetyltransferase family protein produces MGESITEGTIINWLISEGDSFDEGDIILEVATDKVDNEVPAPASGVLVKIVFEAKAVVPVGEVMAILEVSENATSKKPSDSLSPVEESKKENKQTKRPKLTAVSPEASNAFSVSNSNTFFSPLVVKIAKEHHISFEELARIPATGNEGRLRKSDVFQYIEDGRPFKFAQAVAEKDPTVYRIPQLSFDKGKGKVIEMDRMRQMIADHMVYSKHTSPHVTAYVEADLTNMVNWRNANKAAFQEKYGERLTFTPLFVEAVAKAVKDFPNINASVDGNNIIVKEAINIGMATALPSGNLIVPVVKNADTKDLEALAAHVNELAGKARDNKLVGDDIKGSTFTISNVGTFGSVMGTPIINQPEVAILALGIIKKRPEVIETENGDEIAIRSMMYLSLSFDHRVVDGFLGGSFVRRVADYFEQFDVNRKI; encoded by the coding sequence ATGGGCGAGAGTATAACAGAAGGAACCATTATTAATTGGTTAATTTCTGAAGGCGATAGCTTTGATGAAGGGGATATTATTTTAGAAGTTGCTACCGATAAAGTAGATAATGAAGTACCGGCTCCTGCCTCTGGTGTGTTAGTAAAAATAGTGTTTGAGGCTAAAGCTGTTGTACCGGTTGGAGAAGTTATGGCGATTCTGGAAGTTTCTGAAAATGCAACTTCAAAAAAGCCGAGTGACTCACTAAGCCCTGTAGAAGAGTCTAAAAAAGAGAATAAGCAAACCAAAAGGCCCAAGTTAACTGCCGTATCACCGGAAGCTTCAAACGCTTTCAGTGTTTCAAATTCAAATACTTTTTTTTCACCATTAGTTGTAAAAATAGCTAAAGAACATCACATTAGTTTTGAAGAGCTCGCAAGAATTCCTGCCACAGGAAACGAGGGTAGACTGCGTAAAAGTGATGTTTTTCAGTATATTGAAGATGGTCGACCTTTTAAGTTCGCACAAGCAGTTGCAGAAAAAGATCCAACAGTTTATAGAATACCCCAACTAAGCTTCGACAAGGGCAAAGGAAAAGTAATCGAAATGGACCGTATGCGCCAAATGATTGCAGATCATATGGTGTATTCAAAACATACATCGCCTCATGTAACAGCTTATGTAGAAGCAGATTTAACCAATATGGTAAACTGGAGAAATGCGAACAAAGCAGCCTTTCAAGAAAAATATGGAGAGCGTTTAACGTTCACACCATTATTTGTGGAAGCAGTAGCAAAAGCAGTTAAAGATTTTCCTAATATCAATGCCTCTGTTGATGGTAATAACATTATTGTAAAAGAAGCTATTAATATTGGCATGGCAACTGCTTTACCAAGTGGCAACCTCATTGTTCCAGTCGTAAAAAATGCCGACACAAAAGATTTAGAAGCACTGGCTGCTCATGTAAATGAGCTCGCTGGAAAAGCAAGAGACAACAAATTAGTTGGTGATGATATAAAAGGAAGCACCTTCACCATTTCTAATGTGGGAACCTTTGGGAGTGTTATGGGAACACCAATCATTAACCAACCAGAAGTAGCTATTCTAGCTTTGGGAATAATTAAAAAAAGGCCTGAAGTTATTGAAACCGAAAACGGTGATGAAATCGCAATTCGAAGTATGATGTATTTATCACTATCATTTGATCATCGTGTTGTTGATGGCTTTTTAGGCGGTTCTTTTGTACGTCGCGTAGCCGATTATTTTGAGCAATTTGATGTTAATAGGAAAATATAA
- a CDS encoding branched-chain amino acid aminotransferase — protein MNHNISVTKVVASKVNTIDFNNIPLGTTFTDHMFICDYENGAWTNPRIEPLALIPTHPAAMALHYGQAIFEGMKATVDANGNPMLFRADKNAARLNTSADRMGMPNFPEDLFVEGLKQLVTLEHNWIPPKEGSALYLRPFMYADEPFIGMRAATHYKFIIMASPAGPFFSKRIKLWAEKQYIRAAQGGTGEAKAAGNYAAAIRPTELAKAKGYDQVLWLDAVEHKYIQEVGTMNIFFKIDGKFITPKRDGSILDGITRMSVITILRDKGYEVIERAITMDEIITASKEGTLEEAFGTGTAVGIAYIQDIGVGDETIHVSNESPVGLEVNNTLNAIKTGEIEDKFNWMIKTEKAFA, from the coding sequence ATGAACCACAACATTTCAGTAACCAAAGTAGTAGCGTCTAAAGTAAACACTATAGACTTTAATAACATTCCATTAGGAACCACCTTCACAGATCATATGTTTATTTGTGATTATGAAAACGGAGCATGGACCAATCCTAGAATAGAACCTTTAGCATTAATCCCTACACATCCAGCAGCTATGGCATTGCATTACGGACAAGCTATTTTTGAAGGGATGAAAGCAACTGTTGATGCCAATGGGAATCCCATGTTATTTCGTGCTGATAAAAACGCTGCACGATTAAATACCAGCGCAGATCGCATGGGGATGCCTAATTTCCCGGAAGACTTGTTTGTTGAAGGTTTAAAGCAATTAGTGACTTTAGAGCACAATTGGATTCCACCAAAAGAAGGGAGTGCATTATATTTAAGACCGTTTATGTATGCCGATGAACCCTTTATTGGAATGCGAGCAGCAACACATTATAAATTTATTATAATGGCATCGCCAGCAGGTCCCTTTTTTAGCAAACGCATAAAATTATGGGCCGAAAAACAATACATTCGAGCAGCTCAAGGCGGAACAGGAGAAGCTAAAGCAGCAGGGAATTATGCAGCAGCCATTCGTCCAACAGAATTAGCAAAAGCGAAAGGGTACGACCAAGTATTGTGGTTAGATGCGGTAGAGCATAAATACATTCAGGAAGTAGGGACCATGAATATTTTCTTCAAAATTGATGGAAAATTCATTACGCCTAAACGTGATGGTTCTATTTTAGACGGTATTACACGAATGAGTGTTATTACTATTTTAAGAGATAAAGGCTATGAGGTTATTGAACGCGCAATCACTATGGATGAAATCATTACAGCTTCAAAAGAAGGTACGTTGGAAGAGGCTTTTGGAACTGGAACGGCGGTTGGTATTGCATACATTCAGGACATTGGAGTGGGAGATGAGACCATTCACGTCTCAAACGAAAGCCCAGTAGGTTTAGAGGTTAACAATACCTTGAATGCCATAAAAACTGGTGAAATTGAAGATAAATTCAATTGGATGATAAAAACTGAAAAAGCGTTCGCTTAA